The Thiovulum sp. ES DNA window ACTGCTATTCAACTTTTAAGTTTTGAAGTTATTACAGGACTTTCTGTTTTAGCTCCGCTTATGCTTGTTGGTAGTTTAAGTCTTATTGACATCAATAACTATCAAATTGAGAATGGTTGGTTAGTTTGGCAACAACCTGTTGCATTTTTCCTTTTCCTAATTGCAGGATATGCCGAAACAAACAGAACTCCATTCGACTTGCTTGAGCATGAAGCAGAAGTTGTTTCTGGATATGCAACTGAATATTCTGGTATGCGATGGGGACTTTTCTTCATTGGTGAATATGTCAATATGTATATTGTCTCTTTCCTAACTGTATTAATTTTCTTTGGTGGATTTGGTGAAGGAACTTTTATTGATGGTGTTTTATATTTAGCAAAAACATTCTTCTTTATTTTCCTATTCTTATGGACAAGAGCAGCTTGGCCACACTTGAGACCAGACCAATTAATGTGGCTAACTTGGAAAGTTCTAATGCCTTTAGCTGTCGTAAATATCGTGGTTACTGGTCTTTGGATGATGTTTTAAGGAGTAAAGTAAATGAGCGAAAATAAACTAGAAATTCGAGGTTCTCAAAACTATGTCCCTGTGGAAATAGATGAGTATCCTACGAGTGGTTGGGATAAATTTACTCAAGTTGTCAAAAGAACTCTAAAAGGGGAACTTTTTGTCGGTCTTTGGGTAGTTTTCCGAGAAATGGTGAAATTTGATATTCACACAGTCCAATATCCTGAAGAAGTTCTTCCAATTTCTCCAAGATACCGAGCTATTCACAAACTTTTAAGACTTCTTGAAAGTGGTAGTGAAAGATGTATCGGTTGTGGTCTTTGTGAAAAAATCTGTATTTCTGACTGTATCAGAATGGACACTAGAGTTGATGAAAATTCTCGAAAAGAAGGTTACAGAATATTCTAT harbors:
- a CDS encoding NADH:ubiquinone oxidoreductase subunit 1 (chain H) (PFAM: NADH dehydrogenase) — protein: MELDIFIVHTLIKVLLILAVFSALAGFTTYLERKVLAFMQRRLGPMYVGPYGLLQVAADGIKLFTKEDIVPTNSIKTVFKLAPVILPASAFIAFAGVPFLPDMEIMGETFQPLVVDSNAGILFVLGMMAVGMFSPLLAGLSSGNKWSLLGGARTAIQLLSFEVITGLSVLAPLMLVGSLSLIDINNYQIENGWLVWQQPVAFFLFLIAGYAETNRTPFDLLEHEAEVVSGYATEYSGMRWGLFFIGEYVNMYIVSFLTVLIFFGGFGEGTFIDGVLYLAKTFFFIFLFLWTRAAWPHLRPDQLMWLTWKVLMPLAVVNIVVTGLWMMF
- a CDS encoding hypothetical protein (IMG reference gene:2508610518_SP), whose amino-acid sequence is MSENKLEIRGSQNYVPVEIDEYPTSGWDKFTQVVKRTLKGELFVGLWVVFREMVKFDIHTVQYPEEVLPISPRYRAIHKLLRLLESGSERCIGCGLCEKICISDCIRMDTRVDENSRKEGYRIFY